In the genome of Dehalococcoidales bacterium, one region contains:
- a CDS encoding NuoF family protein, whose product MIKEDFRLEAEKEWQSVTDPSIPQIFIGMATCGEAAGALSVYKAMESALIKNRIRAKVHKAGCLGMCYCEPMVDIIKPGQPRITYKNLTPQTAAELITDYLVKDNNRPDLALGAWGEKINGIPNLFELDFMKFQERVALKNIGVINPENISQYIACGGYKGLAKALEMSQEEVINEVEKAGLRGLGGAGYPTALKWRDCYNSESFPKYMICNADEGDPGAYMDRSLLESDPHSVLEGMLIAAYANRCERGYIYIRDEYPLAIERIQVAIEQMREYGLLGSNILGSSFSFEVEVREGAGAFVCGEETALLASIEGERGMPRHRPPYPAESGLWGQPTDINNVKTLANVPSIITNGADWFAARGTDTCKGTAVFALTGKVTNRGLIEVPMGMTLNEIIYNVGGGVLDGKKFKAVQTGGPSGGCLPAELLNLPVSFDTLKDAGSIMGSGGMVVLDEDTCMVDVARFFLDFARHESCGQCLPCRIGTKQMFEILDDITKGNGKMADIDILQELGESVFKTSLCGLGRTAPNPVLTTLRYFRNEYEAHINDKKCPAGICQSLVNGGQADE is encoded by the coding sequence ATGATAAAAGAGGATTTCAGATTAGAAGCCGAAAAGGAATGGCAAAGTGTTACGGATCCTTCTATCCCGCAAATATTTATCGGTATGGCTACTTGCGGTGAAGCTGCCGGGGCTTTGTCTGTTTATAAGGCTATGGAATCCGCTCTTATTAAAAACCGTATCAGGGCCAAAGTCCACAAAGCCGGTTGTCTTGGAATGTGTTACTGCGAACCGATGGTTGATATTATAAAACCGGGGCAACCCCGCATAACCTATAAAAACCTTACCCCTCAAACTGCGGCGGAGTTAATAACGGATTATCTTGTAAAAGATAACAATCGTCCGGATTTGGCACTCGGTGCTTGGGGAGAAAAAATAAACGGAATTCCTAATCTCTTTGAACTTGATTTTATGAAGTTCCAAGAACGGGTTGCTTTAAAAAATATCGGGGTTATAAACCCTGAAAACATTTCTCAATATATTGCCTGCGGGGGATACAAAGGCTTGGCAAAAGCGCTTGAGATGTCTCAGGAAGAGGTTATTAACGAGGTTGAAAAAGCAGGGTTACGCGGATTGGGTGGAGCGGGCTACCCCACCGCTCTTAAATGGAGAGATTGTTATAACTCGGAATCGTTTCCAAAATATATGATATGTAATGCCGATGAAGGTGACCCCGGCGCTTACATGGACAGGTCGCTTTTAGAAAGCGATCCGCATTCGGTGCTTGAAGGGATGTTAATTGCCGCTTACGCTAATAGATGTGAACGCGGCTATATTTATATTCGTGATGAGTATCCCCTTGCTATTGAAAGAATCCAAGTTGCGATTGAGCAAATGCGCGAATACGGTTTACTGGGCAGTAATATACTCGGTTCGAGTTTTTCTTTTGAAGTTGAAGTTAGAGAAGGAGCCGGGGCCTTTGTTTGCGGAGAAGAAACGGCTCTTCTGGCTTCTATTGAGGGCGAAAGGGGAATGCCCAGGCACCGCCCGCCCTATCCGGCTGAAAGCGGTTTATGGGGTCAACCCACCGATATTAATAATGTTAAAACGCTTGCAAATGTTCCTTCAATTATAACAAACGGTGCCGATTGGTTTGCTGCTCGCGGCACCGATACTTGTAAAGGTACAGCAGTCTTTGCCCTTACCGGTAAAGTTACCAATCGCGGACTTATCGAAGTCCCGATGGGAATGACGCTAAACGAAATTATTTATAATGTCGGAGGCGGGGTTTTGGACGGTAAGAAGTTCAAAGCCGTTCAGACCGGAGGCCCCTCAGGGGGCTGTCTGCCGGCGGAACTCCTTAATCTTCCCGTATCGTTTGATACCTTAAAGGATGCCGGTTCAATTATGGGTTCCGGCGGAATGGTGGTTTTGGATGAAGATACCTGTATGGTTGATGTAGCAAGGTTTTTCCTTGATTTTGCCAGACATGAATCCTGCGGGCAATGCCTTCCCTGTCGTATCGGAACAAAACAAATGTTTGAAATCTTGGATGATATTACCAAGGGTAACGGCAAAATGGCGGATATCGATATTTTGCAGGAACTTGGCGAATCGGTATTTAAAACTTCTCTTTGCGGATTGGGGCGTACCGCTCCCAATCCGGTTTTAACTACATTGCGTTACTTCCGAAATGAATATGAAGCACATATAAACGATAAGAAATGCCCTGCCGGGATATGCCAATCCCTCGTAAACGGAGGACAAGCCGATGAATAA
- a CDS encoding NAD(P)H-dependent oxidoreductase subunit E, with the protein MSKIASVLPFFKKREDKKYDQKGAKESPCIDCGICLEVCPQGLWPAILLEDIKAGRFADAKKHGIDACDDCGDCTAECPVSIPLFKYLRLGIVLSYYDGDKSGLVPALIELQSNFGYLPEYMLDHISKYLNLSIGHIRSVASFYKSFRLTPPGRKHVCICTGTACHITGAPLLTREAEKLLGIKNGETSEDNEYTLDTVACVGCCALAPVITVNGEPYGKMDTEKMTKQFQRSGKKGKNHK; encoded by the coding sequence ATGAGTAAAATTGCATCTGTGCTGCCCTTTTTTAAGAAAAGAGAGGACAAGAAATATGATCAAAAAGGGGCAAAAGAAAGCCCCTGTATAGATTGCGGAATATGTTTGGAAGTTTGTCCTCAAGGGTTGTGGCCGGCAATTTTACTTGAAGATATTAAAGCCGGACGTTTCGCAGATGCCAAAAAGCACGGAATCGATGCCTGCGATGATTGCGGCGATTGTACTGCGGAGTGTCCGGTCAGTATCCCTCTCTTTAAATATTTGAGGTTAGGCATTGTTCTTTCTTACTACGACGGCGATAAAAGCGGTTTGGTTCCGGCTTTAATTGAGCTTCAATCCAATTTCGGCTACCTCCCCGAATATATGCTAGACCATATTTCCAAATATCTTAATCTTTCTATCGGTCATATTCGTTCGGTAGCTTCTTTTTATAAATCATTCAGGCTCACCCCTCCCGGAAGAAAACATGTCTGCATTTGTACCGGAACCGCTTGTCATATTACCGGAGCCCCTCTCTTAACAAGGGAAGCCGAGAAATTATTAGGCATCAAAAACGGGGAGACCTCTGAGGATAACGAATATACACTTGATACTGTTGCCTGCGTTGGCTGTTGTGCGCTCGCACCTGTTATTACCGTAAACGGTGAGCCCTACGGGAAAATGGATACCGAAAAAATGACAAAGCAATTCCAACGAAGCGGTAAAAAAGGGAAAAACCACAAATAG
- a CDS encoding bifunctional mannosyl-3-phosphoglycerate synthase/mannosyl-3 phosphoglycerate phosphatase yields MHFEAIRPADHIGPVKIHDVYRALELDSGLNSSSLAQDITGTRRITREACAAIEQKMAIVLPIKNEDLKVFEGVLSGIPHDCLMVIISNSSPDYFKSEKDIVSRFCSLNNRQALVIHQKDPDLANAFTFAGYPDIVDEDGIIRSGKSEGMIIGIVMSAIMGKEYVGFIDTDNYIPGAVLEYVRHYAAGFSMAESPYAMVRILWRYKPKLIGDLYFKKWGRVSEISNRFINALLSSKGRFETEVIKTANAGEHAMSLALAMRLTYGSGYAVETQELISILENFSGILGPTEVDITEKGVEIIQTESINPHLHAEKGDDHLLQEMLLPSLSVIYYSPLCEEKTKEMIKKQLVDMECIKEGEEVPYIHLIAPPQNIDLSMFADNIENIMPKFVVPEKSLYKIAVNRTKKPDSAQKILITDLDGTLLDSQNYSYTSALDAIRKLQKTEIPIVFCSSKTYSEQEVYRDELGINDPFIVENGGAMYVPKDYFRLPFSYDKVVADYLVIELGTPYQELRHRLKEALDKAYRYIEENDLGELNLNGFGDMTVEDVAKETGLGLKMAALAKQREYSETLTIKGSKRATEAVIESIKNAGMSCVFGGRFYGVTAGNDKGKAVKVLLELFKMNYGTVTSYGIGNSENDLKLLAETDFRMLVQGQDKRWSRMNISDLYKVRGIGPEGWSKAVDIIISKP; encoded by the coding sequence ATGCATTTTGAAGCCATTAGACCTGCCGATCATATCGGGCCGGTTAAAATCCACGATGTTTATCGTGCGCTTGAATTGGATTCGGGGCTAAATTCAAGCTCCCTTGCCCAAGATATCACGGGAACACGCCGCATAACTCGTGAAGCCTGTGCCGCCATTGAACAAAAAATGGCAATTGTACTACCTATTAAAAATGAGGATTTAAAGGTTTTTGAGGGTGTTTTAAGTGGGATTCCTCACGATTGTCTTATGGTTATAATCTCCAATAGCAGCCCCGATTATTTTAAAAGCGAAAAAGATATCGTAAGCAGGTTTTGCAGCCTTAACAACAGGCAAGCCCTGGTTATTCACCAAAAGGACCCTGATTTAGCCAACGCATTCACATTTGCCGGATACCCTGATATCGTTGATGAAGACGGCATTATTCGCAGCGGTAAAAGTGAAGGAATGATAATCGGTATCGTAATGTCCGCAATAATGGGCAAGGAATATGTTGGGTTTATAGACACCGACAATTATATCCCGGGTGCGGTATTGGAATATGTTAGGCATTATGCGGCGGGGTTTAGCATGGCCGAATCGCCCTATGCAATGGTACGTATTTTATGGCGCTACAAACCTAAGTTAATCGGAGATCTTTACTTTAAAAAATGGGGGCGCGTTTCAGAAATAAGCAATCGCTTTATTAATGCGCTTCTTTCAAGCAAAGGCCGCTTTGAAACCGAAGTAATTAAAACCGCCAATGCCGGAGAACATGCGATGAGTTTGGCGCTGGCAATGAGGCTGACTTACGGCTCGGGTTATGCTGTTGAAACACAGGAGTTAATCTCTATCCTTGAAAACTTTAGCGGTATTTTAGGCCCAACCGAGGTTGATATTACCGAAAAGGGGGTTGAAATTATACAAACCGAGTCGATAAACCCGCATTTGCATGCCGAAAAAGGTGATGACCACCTGTTGCAAGAAATGTTGCTCCCCAGCCTTTCGGTTATTTACTACAGCCCACTTTGTGAAGAAAAAACAAAAGAAATGATTAAAAAGCAACTTGTAGATATGGAATGCATTAAAGAAGGAGAAGAGGTTCCTTACATACACCTTATTGCACCGCCGCAAAATATTGACCTTTCAATGTTTGCCGATAATATCGAGAATATCATGCCGAAATTTGTTGTACCCGAAAAATCGCTTTACAAAATAGCCGTTAACAGAACTAAAAAACCGGACTCAGCTCAAAAGATACTGATTACCGATTTAGACGGAACCCTGCTTGATTCGCAGAATTATTCTTATACGTCGGCACTTGATGCAATTCGAAAATTGCAAAAAACAGAAATACCGATTGTATTTTGTTCTTCAAAAACATACTCTGAACAAGAAGTCTACCGCGATGAGCTAGGCATTAATGACCCGTTCATAGTTGAAAACGGCGGTGCTATGTATGTCCCCAAAGATTATTTCAGATTGCCGTTTTCTTATGACAAAGTTGTCGCCGATTATCTCGTAATTGAGCTTGGTACACCTTATCAAGAATTGCGCCACAGACTTAAGGAAGCGTTAGATAAAGCCTATCGTTACATCGAAGAAAACGATTTGGGGGAATTAAATCTTAACGGGTTTGGCGATATGACTGTTGAAGATGTTGCCAAAGAAACCGGATTGGGATTAAAAATGGCTGCACTTGCCAAGCAAAGGGAATACAGCGAAACACTAACAATAAAAGGGAGTAAAAGGGCTACCGAAGCGGTAATTGAATCCATCAAAAATGCGGGAATGTCTTGTGTGTTTGGCGGCAGATTTTACGGAGTAACTGCAGGAAACGACAAGGGAAAAGCGGTCAAAGTGCTTTTGGAGCTCTTTAAAATGAATTACGGGACAGTTACATCATACGGGATAGGGAATAGTGAAAATGATTTAAAATTGCTTGCCGAAACCGATTTTAGAATGTTAGTTCAAGGACAGGATAAAAGATGGAGCCGGATGAATATATCCGACCTTTACAAGGTTAGAGGGATTGGTCCGGAAGGTTGGAGTAAGGCAGTCGATATAATAATCTCAAAACCGTAA
- the gap gene encoding type I glyceraldehyde-3-phosphate dehydrogenase, whose protein sequence is MTRIGINGFGRIGRLVLRTINEYHSKDLEVVAINDLTDAKTNAHLLKWDSVYGPYKGNVESEEGFISVDNKKIQVLSERDPAQIPWSDYDVDVVIESTGIFTDGEKAAAHKRGSVKKVIISAPAKNEDITIVLGVNEDKYDAEKHHIISNASCTTNCLAPVAKVLHQEFGIVKGLMTTIHAYTNDQRLQDMYHKDLRRARAAAENMVPTTTGAAKAISLVLPELKGKLHGLALRVPTQTVSIVDLVAETEKETDVDAVNNALKAASEGNLKGILGYNTEPLVSSDFKGTTFSSIVDAPNTMVMEGNMVKVLSWYDNEWGYCCRLADLAAFITKTK, encoded by the coding sequence GTGACAAGAATCGGAATAAACGGATTTGGCAGGATTGGCAGGTTGGTTCTAAGGACGATTAACGAATATCATTCCAAAGACCTTGAAGTGGTAGCCATTAATGACCTTACGGACGCCAAAACAAACGCTCATCTTCTTAAATGGGACAGTGTTTACGGACCTTATAAGGGTAATGTCGAATCCGAAGAGGGTTTTATATCGGTTGATAACAAAAAAATCCAGGTTTTATCAGAGAGAGACCCTGCCCAAATTCCTTGGTCAGATTACGATGTTGACGTCGTAATTGAATCTACCGGTATTTTTACCGACGGTGAAAAAGCCGCCGCACACAAGCGCGGCAGCGTTAAAAAGGTTATTATATCCGCCCCTGCCAAAAATGAAGATATAACTATTGTGCTGGGAGTTAACGAAGATAAATACGACGCCGAAAAACATCACATTATTTCGAATGCTTCTTGCACAACTAACTGTTTGGCACCTGTTGCTAAGGTTTTGCACCAAGAGTTTGGAATTGTTAAGGGGCTGATGACTACGATTCATGCTTATACAAACGATCAGCGGCTCCAAGATATGTACCATAAAGATTTAAGGCGTGCGCGTGCCGCTGCCGAAAACATGGTACCGACTACTACCGGTGCGGCGAAGGCAATTTCCCTGGTTTTACCGGAATTAAAAGGTAAACTGCACGGTTTGGCATTAAGGGTGCCGACTCAAACCGTTTCCATTGTTGATTTGGTGGCCGAAACAGAAAAGGAAACCGATGTCGATGCCGTTAATAACGCCCTTAAGGCTGCCTCGGAAGGTAATTTGAAGGGGATATTGGGTTATAACACAGAGCCGCTGGTAAGCTCCGATTTTAAAGGAACAACCTTCAGTTCAATTGTTGATGCCCCGAATACCATGGTTATGGAAGGTAACATGGTCAAAGTACTTTCTTGGTACGATAATGAGTGGGGTTACTGCTGTCGTTTAGCCGATTTGGCCGCTTTTATTACCAAAACTAAGTAA
- a CDS encoding 2-hydroxyacyl-CoA dehydratase yields MKKIGITTNVPIEVLIAAGYQPIDLNNIFVGDPDPEHLIKRAEKDGFPINCCGWTKGMYGVCMEYDIDTIMCVTSGDCSNTEMLMEVLRYRGLETIPFAYPKEADINEMQDTLTKLATQLGTTLQAAENVRKRLEPSRKLADKLDKLTWQDNKVSGFENHLWLVSASDFNRDYKQYTKDITAVIKKAEKREPYSKDYVRLAYIGVPSVYGSDLYRFLENNGARIVYNEIQRQFAMIQPVNSLAEQYSIYTYPYSIKDRTNDIQKELEKRQIDGIIHYVQTFCYRGIGGIIFKDALKLPMLTLEGNDKFYLDQHNRTRIEAFIDMLKRKPKPNTDLINN; encoded by the coding sequence GTGAAAAAAATAGGGATAACAACCAATGTCCCCATTGAGGTTTTAATTGCCGCCGGATATCAGCCGATTGACCTTAATAATATCTTTGTCGGAGACCCCGACCCCGAGCATTTGATTAAAAGGGCTGAAAAAGACGGTTTCCCGATTAATTGTTGCGGATGGACCAAAGGCATGTACGGTGTTTGTATGGAATACGATATCGACACAATTATGTGTGTCACAAGCGGAGATTGCTCAAATACCGAAATGCTAATGGAAGTGCTTCGATATCGCGGTTTGGAAACAATCCCTTTCGCCTATCCCAAAGAGGCCGATATTAACGAAATGCAAGATACCCTTACTAAGCTGGCAACACAACTCGGCACAACGCTCCAAGCAGCCGAAAATGTTCGTAAAAGATTAGAACCCTCTCGTAAATTGGCCGATAAACTGGATAAGCTTACCTGGCAAGATAATAAAGTGAGCGGTTTTGAGAATCATTTATGGTTGGTATCCGCCTCCGATTTTAACCGGGATTATAAACAATATACGAAAGATATTACTGCGGTTATTAAAAAGGCCGAAAAGCGCGAACCCTATTCCAAAGATTATGTTCGCTTGGCTTATATCGGAGTTCCGTCGGTCTACGGAAGCGATTTATACCGTTTTCTTGAAAATAACGGCGCCAGGATAGTTTACAACGAAATACAACGCCAATTTGCGATGATTCAACCGGTCAATTCTTTGGCGGAACAGTACAGTATTTATACTTATCCGTATTCCATTAAAGACAGAACTAACGACATTCAAAAAGAACTTGAAAAGAGACAAATTGACGGAATCATTCATTATGTCCAAACTTTCTGTTACAGAGGGATTGGTGGTATTATATTCAAAGACGCCCTGAAATTACCGATGTTAACACTTGAGGGCAACGATAAGTTTTATCTTGACCAGCATAACCGAACACGAATTGAAGCTTTTATTGATATGCTGAAGCGCAAACCTAAACCGAACACGGATTTAATTAATAATTAA